Below is a window of Nocardia asteroides DNA.
AGCCAGGCGCCGCGTGACCGGTTGGCCCGCCAGAGTTCGATCGAGGTGTGGCCGGACACGCGGGGCGAGACCAGATGACCCTCGTACCTTCGGTGCGAGGTGCACGGACGATGCCCCCGCGACGGCCGCGTCACTCCCGTACCGGGGAGGGACGCGCCCGGGGGCCCGAGGAGACTTCGTGGCCGATACAGAGCCGCTGGACACAACACAACAGGATGCCGATCAATTGCCGGAGCGAATTCGAGTTCATGCACTGGCCAAGCGGTTGGGAGTGACCAGCAAGCGCATCCTGGCCAAACTGGCCGAACTGGGAGCCGAGGCACGCAGCGTCCAGTCGAACGTGGATCGCGCGGTCGCCGAGACCGTCCGGGACGCGATCGCCGCCGCCGACGCCGAGACCGGCGAATCCCCGGCATCCACCCCCGCCGCGGCGCAGCCCGCCGCACCCACCGTCGCCGAGCAGCCGGCCGACCCGACCGCGCCCGCGCCGATGTTCTCGGCGACCGAGCCCGCGGGCACCGACCCGCACACCGATCTGTTCACCCATCGCGTCACCGAGACCCCGGTGGCCGAGCCGGTGACCTTCGACGCGCCCGCCTTCGTGGCCCCGCTGTTCCTGCCGCCGGACGCCACCGCCGCCGAGGAGACCCGCAAGCGCCGCCGCGCCGAGCGCACGGCCAAGCGCGTCGAGGAGCCGGTCGACGAGGTCGAGCCCGAGACCGCCGCCGAGGACGAGGCCGAGCCGGGCGACGCCAGCGACAACGACACCGGCGACAACGACGCCGACGGTCAGCCGCGTCGCCGTCGTCGTGGCCGCCGTGGCCGTGGCCGCGGCCGTGGCGAGCAGGCCGCCGACGGTGACGACACCGACACCGAGGGCGCCGACACCGACACCGACGACGAGTCGGCCGCCGCGGAGGCCTCGACCGACGAGGCCGAGCAGGCCGACGACGCCGAGACCGACACCGAGGACGAGGACGGACTGCCCGAGGGCGCGAGCCGTCGCCGCCGTCGTCGCCGCCGCCGCAAGGTCGGCGGGGAATCCGGCGAGGACGCCGGGTCCGACGACGATCCGCCGAACACCGTGGTGCACGAGCGCGAGCCGCGCAACAAGAGCCGGGGCCGTTCGGGCTCCGACGAGGTGCAGGGCATCTCCGGCTCCACCCGGCTCGAGGCCAAGCGCCAGCGCCGCCGCGACGGCCGCGAGGCGGGCCGCCGCCGTCCGCCGATCCTGACCGAGTCGGAGTTCCTGGCTCGCCGCGAGGCGGTCGACCGGGTGATGGTCGTGCGGGAGAAGGCGTTCGAGGCGAGCGAGCACGCCGGTCACCAGACCACCACCCAGGTGGCGGTGCTGGAGGACAACATCCTGGTCGAGCACTTCGTGACCAGCTCCGGCCAGGCGTCGATGGTGGGCAACGTCTACCTCGGCAAGGTGCAGAACGTGCTGCCCAGCATGGAGGCCGCGTTCATCGACATCGGCCGTGGCCGCAACGGCGTGCTCTACGCCGGTGAGGTGAACTGGGAGGCCGCCGGTCTCGGCGGCCGGGAGCGCAAGATCGAGCAGGCGCTCAAGCCCGGCGATCAGGTGCTGGTGCAGGTGTCCAAGGACCCGGTGGGTCACAAGGGCGCCCGGCTGACCACCCAGATCTCGCTGGCCGGTCGCTTCCTGGTGTACGTGCCGGGCGGCACCTCCACCGGGATCAGCCGCAAGCTGCCCGACACCGAGCGCAAGCGGCTCAAGGAGATCCTGCGCGACATCGTCCCGGCCGACGCCGGGGTGATCATCCGCACCGCGTCCGAGGGCGTGAGCGAGGCCGAGCTGGCCCGCGACGTCGAGCGGCTGCAGGCCACCTGGCGCACCATCGAGGAGGCCTCGAAGTCCTCGGGCAAGGACGCGCCCAAGGCTCTCTACGAAGAGCCGGACATGCTGGTCAAGGTCATCCGCGACCTGTTCAACGAGGACTTCGCCAAGCTGGTCATCGAGGGCGAGCGCGCGTGGAGCACCGTCGAGACCTACGTGCGCACCGTCGCGCCGGACCTGCTGCCGCGGGTGAACCGGCACGAGAACAACGGTGTCGACGTGTTCGACGCGTTCCGCATCGACGAGCAACTGGCCAAGGCGCTCGACCGCAAGGTGTGGCTGCCCTCGGGCGGCACCCTGGTGATCGACCGGACCGAGGCGATGACCGTCGTCGACGTCAACACCGGCAAGTTCACCGGCTCGGGTTCCTCGAACCTGGAGGAGACCGTCACCAAGAACAACTTGGAGGCGGCCGAGGAGATCGTGCGGCAGATGCGCCTGCGCGACATCGGCGGCATGATCGTCGTCGACTTCATCGACATGGTGCTCGAATCCAACCGCGACCTGGTGCTGCGCCGTCTCACCGAGGCGCTGGGCCGGGACCGCACCCGGCACCAGGTGTCGGAGGTGACCTCGCTGGGCCTGGTCCAGATGACCCGCAAGAAGCTGGGCACCGGACTGGTCGAGGCGTTCTCCACCACCTGTGAGCACTGCCACGGTCGCGGCATCCTCGTGCACTCCTACCCGGTCGACGCCGCGTCGGGCGCCGACGAGCAGGCGGGCCGGGCCAAGGAGGGCGGTTCGCGCCGTCGCCGCGGCAAGGACAAGGACCGCGACAAGCAGACCGCCGCGCCCGCCACCAACGGCACGGCCCCGGCCGCCGAGCACGCGGGCGAGGAGGACATCGCGGTCAAGCGGGCCCACCCGGTCGCGCTCGCGATGGCCGCCCACCACGGTGAGGACGCCGAGCACGTCGAGGAGCAGGCCGTGGCCGCGGCGCCCGAGGAGGCGGTGGTCGAGGAGACCGTCGCCGCCGAGCCCGCCCGCCGCACGCGGTCGCGGTCGCGTCGGTCCAGCCGGGCCGCCGCGAGCAGTGAGCAGGCCGCGGAGGCGCCGGCGCTGACCGGGGTCATCCCGGCCGAGCCCGCCGCCGAGGCAGCGGAGCCGGAAGCCGAGGAGCCGCCGGCCGATGAGCCGGTGACCGCCGCGGTCGAGCCCGAGCAGCCGGTGGCCGAGCAGCCCGCGGCCGCCGCGGTCGAGCCCGAACCGGAACCCGAACAGCCCGTCGCCGAGGAACCTGCCCCGCGCACGCCTCGCAGGCGGCGGGTGGCCCGTTCGACGGCCGCTCCGGCGGCGGACAGCGCGGGTGCCGTGTTCGTCCTGTCGACGAACGAGCAGCCGCCCGCTGCGGCCGTGGTGGACTTCGCCGCCGAGCCGGTGGTGGTCCCCGAGCGCAAGCCGCGCAGGCGGGCGGTGGCGCGTCCCGCGGGCGCGCCCGCCGACTCGCAGTAGCCGGGCGCTTGCGTGCGCGGGTCCGTCCCGCGCACGCAAGCGCACCAAAACCGTGCTCACCTGCCGAATTGGGGGACGGGGTGCGGTTCTGGTAACCTGGGTCGGTCGCTGCCCAGCGATTGGGCACCTGGCTGACCAGTCCGGGTGATACCGCAGGCAAGCGACCAAATTCCCTCCCTGCGCAGGCGGGGATGAGCCAAAGATCCACGTCGCAGCTGTGACGTGAAACGAGCACGACCAACCGTGAGTGGAGGAAGCCGACCGATGGCAGCGTACGCAATCGTCAAGACCGGCGGAAAGCAGTACAAGGTCGCGGTCGGTGACCTGGTGAAGGTCGAGAAGATCGAGGGCGAGCCCGGCACTGCCGTGGCCCTGACCCCGGTTCTCGTCGTCGACGGCGCCGATCTGACCACCGACGCCGACAAGCTGGCCAAGATCTCCGTGGCCGCCGAGGTCGTCGACCAGACCAAGGGCCCGAAGATCCGGATCCACAAGTTCAAGAACAAGACCGGCTACCACAAGCGCCAGGGTCACCGTCAGCAGCTGACGGTCATCAAGGTCACCGGCATCAAGTAAGCGCGAGGAGACGAAGCAATGGCACATAAGAAGGGCGCATCCAGCTCCCGGAACGGTCGTGATTCGAACGCCCAGCGCCTCGGCGTGAAGCGCTTCGGTGGCCAGAAGGTCAGCGCGGGCGAGATCCTGGTCCGTCAGCGCGGAACCCACTTCCACCCCGGCGTGAACGTCGGTCGTGGCGGCGACGACACCCTGTTCGCCCTGGCGGCGGGCGCGGTCGAGTTCGGCACCAAGCGTGGCCGCAAGACCGTCAACATCGTCGTCCCGGAGCCGGCCCAGGCCTGACCGCCTGGAGCGTCAGCTCCCCACGGACACCGGAGCGGGTCAGGGTTCATTCCCTGACCCGCTCCGTCGTGTTCGCCCACCCTTACCGCAATCGACCAGTCAGAAGGAGGAGGATCAACCCATGTCCAAATTCATCGACCGCGTCGTGCTACATGTTCGTGCCGGTAGAGGTGGACACGGTTGCGCCTCGGTGCATCGTGAGAAGTTCAAGCCGCTCGGCGGGCCCGACGGTGGCAACGGCGGCAACGGCGGGGACGTGATCCTCGAGGTCGACGCCAACGTCCACACCCTGCTCGACTTCCACTTCCACCCGCACGCCAAGGCAGGCAACGGCAAGCCCGGTGAGGGCGGCAACCGCGACGGCAAGATGGGCACCGATCTGGTGCTGAAGGTGCCCGACGGCACCGTGGTCGTCAACGGCGACGGTGAGGTCGTGGTCGACCTCGTCGGCGCGGGCAACCGCTACGTGATCGCCAAGGGCGGACGCGGCGGCCTGGGCAACGCCTCGCTGGCGTCCAAGGCGCGCAAGGCGCCCGGTTTCGCGCTCCTCGGCGAGGAGGGCGAAGAGTCCGACCTGGTCCTGGAGCTGAAGTCGGTCGCCGACGTCGGCCTGGTCGGGTTCCCGTCGGCGGGCAAGTCCTCGCTGGTGTCGGTGCTCTCGGCCGCCAAGCCCAAGATCGCCGACTACCCGTTCACCACCCTGGTCCCGAACCTGGGCGTGGTGGCCAGCGGTGACACCACCTTCACCGTCGCCGACGTGCCGGGCCTGATTCCCGGCGCCAGCGACGGCCGCGGCCTCGGCCTGGACTTCCTGCGCCACCTGGAGCGCTGCGCCGTGCTCGCGCACGTGGTCGACTGCGCCACCCTCGAGCCCGGCCGCGACCCGGTCTCCGACGTCGACGCCCTGGAAGCCGAACTGGCCGCCTACAAGCCGGCCCTGGCCGGTGACGCGAGCCTGGGCGACCTGGCCGACCGCCCGCGCGTGGTGATCCTGAACAAGACCGACGTCCCCGACGCCGCCGAACTCGCCGAGATGGTGACCCCCGAGTTCACCGAACGCGGCTGGCCGGTGTTCGAGATCTCCGCGGTGAGCCGCGCGGGACTGCGCCCGCTCACCTTCGCGCTGGCCGACATGGTCCGCCAGTATCGCGAGGATCACCCCAAGGCCGCGCCCAAGCGCCAGATCATCCGCCCGATCGCGGCCGACGAGTCCGGTTTCAGCGTGTACGCCGATCCGCAGGAGCCGGGTGGCTTCATCGTGCGCGGCACCAGGCCGGAGCGCTGGGTGCGGCAGACCCAGTTCGACAACGACGAGGCCGTCGGCTACCTGGCCGACCGGCTGGCCCGCCTCGGTGTCGAGGCCGAGCTGGTCAAGCAGGGCGCCGAGCCGGGGTGCTCGGTGACCATCGGTGACGTGTCGTTCGAGTGGGAGCCGCAGGTCTCCGCCGGTGTGGACATCACGCCGACCGGTCGCGGTACCGACGTGCGCCTGGAACGCAACGACCGCGTGGGCGCGGCCGAGCGCAAGCACGCCTCGCGAGCGCGGCGCGGTCTGCTCGACGAGAACGAGAAGTAGGGTCCGGCCGCGTCCGCGCCGTCGAAAACCGGTGTCGGACGGGGCCGTTCGATCGGCATACTGCGGTGGGTCACCGGCGTCGGCCGGGACCGTCGACGATGGTGATCGCGGTGCAGGGAGTTAGGCGATGCAGGTGAGTTCGGAGCTGAGCGCGGCGCGTCAGGCCATCGTGTCGGCGCGCGCGGTGGTGGTGAAGATCGGTTCGTCGGCGCTGACCAGCCTCGAGGGCGGGCTCGACACCGACCGGCTCGACCGGCTGGCCGACGCCGTCGAGGCGCGGATGCGGGCTGGGTCGGATGTGGTGGTGGTGTCCTCCGGCGCGATCGGAGCGGGCATCGCGCCGCTGGGGCTGTCGCGCAGGCCCAAGGATCTGGCCACCAAGCAGGCCGCCGCCAGCGTGGGCCAGCTCGCGCTCGCCCACGCCTGGGGGACCTCGTTCGCCCGCTACGACCGCACCGTCGGCCAGGTCCTGCTCTCCGCCGACGACTTCGCCCGGCGCGAGCATCACCGCAATGCCCAGCGCACGCTGGATCGGTTGCGTTCACTCGGCGCGGTCGCGGTGGTCAACGAGAACGACACGGTGGCCACCGAGGAGATCCGCTTCGGCGACAACGACCGGCTCGCCGCGCTGGTGGCGCATCTGGTCGGCGCCGACGCGCTGATCCTGCTCTCCGATGTGGCCGGCCTCTACGACGGCGACCCGCGCAAGCGCGCCGCGAACTTCATCCCCGAGGTGCGCAGCAGCGCCGACCTCGACGGCGTGATCGCCGGGAGCGGCGGCGCGCTCGGCACCGGCGGGATGGCGTCGAAACTGTCCGCGGCCCGCCTCGCCGCCGACGCGGGCATTCCGGTGCTGCTGGCCTCGGCCGCCGACGCCGCGACCGCGCTCGCCGACGGCACGGTCGGCACCGCCTTCGCCGCCCGCCCGGTGCGCCTGTCCGGCCGCAAGTTTTGGGTCCGGCACGCCGCCGACACCCGCGGTGCGGTGCTGCTCGACGCGGGCGCCGTCGAGGCCGTGGCGAAACGCCGGTCGTTGCTGGCCGCGGGCATCACCGGCGTGCGCGGGCGCTTCTTCGGCGGCGATGTCGTGGACCTGGTGAGCCCCGACAATCGCGTCGTCGCCCGCGGTGTCGTCGAATACGACAGCACCGAGCTGTCGACCATGCTCGGCCGGTCCACCACCGAACTGCCCGACACCATGCAGCGCCCGGTCATCCACGCCGACGACCTCGTCAAGGTCTGAGCCGGGGCGCACCGCTCAGCGCAGATACACCGTCCGGCTGTCGAGGTCGAGGCCCCAGCCCGTGCCGTCCTCGACTCGCGTGTGCTGCTTGGCCTCTCGTTCCTCGACGCTGTGCCTGCTCGCCGGATTCACCACCTCGTCGACCACGCTCAGCATCCCGGCCCCCGCGCCGGTGCCCCGCGTCCGCCGCCAATGGATCCAGCCGCGCCGCTCCGCCCACAACCCGAGCCGATCGATAGCGATCACCGCGACCGCGAACGTCACCACACCCAGCACCGCGCTCACCCGATCACCCCCGCGGCGGGATCACGCCGGGCTGATCGAGATCGAGCGGCGGCGCGGGCGGAACCGTCTGCGCGGGTGGGCCACCCGCATCGGGAATCGGCCCCGTGACACCCGGCTGACCGCCCGGATCGAGCGGACCGGGATCGATCGGCAGCGGCGGCGCCTGCTGACCCGGCGGCGGTTCCGGAGCACGCGGTGGCGCCTGCTGAACCGGCGGCGGTTCCGGCGCACGCGGTGGTTGCGTCTGCTCCGAGGTGGGCACCGGAACCTGGGGCGCCGGCTCGTCCCTGGTGGGGGCGGGCGGTTCGGGCGGAGCGGGCTGCGGCGCAGACGTTTCCGGCGGCGGAGCCGGCTGCGCCGAGGTGGGAGCGGGTGGTGCCGGTTGGTCGGGTGACGCCTGCGGCGCCGGCTCCTCCGCTGTGGGGGCGGGCGGATCGGGTTGTGGCGCAGATGTTTCCGGCGGTGGGGCGGGCCGCTCCGAAGGTGGTGCGGGTATCTGCGGTGGTGCCGGTAGTTCCGAGCTCGGTGCGGGTGTTTCCGGCGCAGGCTCCGCTGTGGAGGGTGCCGGTGGTTCGGGCGGAGCGGGCTGCGGCGCAGACGTTTCCGGTGCTGGGGCAGGTCGCTCCGAGGTAGGCGCGGGTGCTTGCGGTGCCGGCTGTTCCGAGCTCGGGGCGGGGGTTTCTGGCGCTGG
It encodes the following:
- a CDS encoding translation initiation factor IF-2 N-terminal domain-containing protein encodes the protein MRVHALAKRLGVTSKRILAKLAELGAEARSVQSNVDRAVAETVRDAIAAADAETGESPASTPAAAQPAAPTVAEQPADPTAPAPMFSATEPAGTDPHTDLFTHRVTETPVAEPVTFDAPAFVAPLFLPPDATAAEETRKRRRAERTAKRVEEPVDEVEPETAAEDEAEPGDASDNDTGDNDADGQPRRRRRGRRGRGRGRGEQAADGDDTDTEGADTDTDDESAAAEASTDEAEQADDAETDTEDEDGLPEGASRRRRRRRRRKVGGESGEDAGSDDDPPNTVVHEREPRNKSRGRSGSDEVQGISGSTRLEAKRQRRRDGREAGRRRPPILTESEFLARREAVDRVMVVREKAFEASEHAGHQTTTQVAVLEDNILVEHFVTSSGQASMVGNVYLGKVQNVLPSMEAAFIDIGRGRNGVLYAGEVNWEAAGLGGRERKIEQALKPGDQVLVQVSKDPVGHKGARLTTQISLAGRFLVYVPGGTSTGISRKLPDTERKRLKEILRDIVPADAGVIIRTASEGVSEAELARDVERLQATWRTIEEASKSSGKDAPKALYEEPDMLVKVIRDLFNEDFAKLVIEGERAWSTVETYVRTVAPDLLPRVNRHENNGVDVFDAFRIDEQLAKALDRKVWLPSGGTLVIDRTEAMTVVDVNTGKFTGSGSSNLEETVTKNNLEAAEEIVRQMRLRDIGGMIVVDFIDMVLESNRDLVLRRLTEALGRDRTRHQVSEVTSLGLVQMTRKKLGTGLVEAFSTTCEHCHGRGILVHSYPVDAASGADEQAGRAKEGGSRRRRGKDKDRDKQTAAPATNGTAPAAEHAGEEDIAVKRAHPVALAMAAHHGEDAEHVEEQAVAAAPEEAVVEETVAAEPARRTRSRSRRSSRAAASSEQAAEAPALTGVIPAEPAAEAAEPEAEEPPADEPVTAAVEPEQPVAEQPAAAAVEPEPEPEQPVAEEPAPRTPRRRRVARSTAAPAADSAGAVFVLSTNEQPPAAAVVDFAAEPVVVPERKPRRRAVARPAGAPADSQ
- a CDS encoding DUF6191 domain-containing protein; translation: MSAVLGVVTFAVAVIAIDRLGLWAERRGWIHWRRTRGTGAGAGMLSVVDEVVNPASRHSVEEREAKQHTRVEDGTGWGLDLDSRTVYLR
- the proB gene encoding glutamate 5-kinase, whose amino-acid sequence is MSAARQAIVSARAVVVKIGSSALTSLEGGLDTDRLDRLADAVEARMRAGSDVVVVSSGAIGAGIAPLGLSRRPKDLATKQAAASVGQLALAHAWGTSFARYDRTVGQVLLSADDFARREHHRNAQRTLDRLRSLGAVAVVNENDTVATEEIRFGDNDRLAALVAHLVGADALILLSDVAGLYDGDPRKRAANFIPEVRSSADLDGVIAGSGGALGTGGMASKLSAARLAADAGIPVLLASAADAATALADGTVGTAFAARPVRLSGRKFWVRHAADTRGAVLLDAGAVEAVAKRRSLLAAGITGVRGRFFGGDVVDLVSPDNRVVARGVVEYDSTELSTMLGRSTTELPDTMQRPVIHADDLVKV
- the obgE gene encoding GTPase ObgE, whose product is MSKFIDRVVLHVRAGRGGHGCASVHREKFKPLGGPDGGNGGNGGDVILEVDANVHTLLDFHFHPHAKAGNGKPGEGGNRDGKMGTDLVLKVPDGTVVVNGDGEVVVDLVGAGNRYVIAKGGRGGLGNASLASKARKAPGFALLGEEGEESDLVLELKSVADVGLVGFPSAGKSSLVSVLSAAKPKIADYPFTTLVPNLGVVASGDTTFTVADVPGLIPGASDGRGLGLDFLRHLERCAVLAHVVDCATLEPGRDPVSDVDALEAELAAYKPALAGDASLGDLADRPRVVILNKTDVPDAAELAEMVTPEFTERGWPVFEISAVSRAGLRPLTFALADMVRQYREDHPKAAPKRQIIRPIAADESGFSVYADPQEPGGFIVRGTRPERWVRQTQFDNDEAVGYLADRLARLGVEAELVKQGAEPGCSVTIGDVSFEWEPQVSAGVDITPTGRGTDVRLERNDRVGAAERKHASRARRGLLDENEK
- the rpmA gene encoding 50S ribosomal protein L27; this translates as MAHKKGASSSRNGRDSNAQRLGVKRFGGQKVSAGEILVRQRGTHFHPGVNVGRGGDDTLFALAAGAVEFGTKRGRKTVNIVVPEPAQA
- the rplU gene encoding 50S ribosomal protein L21, whose translation is MAAYAIVKTGGKQYKVAVGDLVKVEKIEGEPGTAVALTPVLVVDGADLTTDADKLAKISVAAEVVDQTKGPKIRIHKFKNKTGYHKRQGHRQQLTVIKVTGIK